Below is a genomic region from Marinobacter salarius.
CTGCGCTCTGAACGCCGTGGAGAATGGCGTTCGAACCTCCCATATCATCGACGGCCGCGTGGCCCACGCGACGTTGCTGGAAATCTTCACGGACGAAGGTGTCGGCACCCTGATCTCCCGTAACTGACCATTGCCGCCTGTTGCCTCCCAGTGCGGGGTAACACCCTGGCGTCACGCCCCAAGAGGACCAAATCATGAAGCGCCTGCTGACCTTTTTGGTAGTCCTGGCCCTTATAGGCTACCTGTCGTTCAAGGGGGCGGTCTGGTGGCTGGCTGACCAGCGGCTGGCCGATGCCCAGCAGGCGATTGAGGAATTGGGCGTTATTGATCGGGGTAATATTCGCTCCGACCTTGTCGGCCGACTGGTGTTGGGTGATGGCAGCTACCAGGACTTCCGGCTTACCCGTCCAGTGGCGTTCGATCGGTTAATGTTCAATGCAGGCTCTCCGGTCGCCCTCGTGCGCGCGCTCCTGGACCCATCGGACCTGCCCCCGCATTGGTCATTGGTGGCGGAGAACCTGAGCCTGGGTCTCGACACCAACATGTTCCGCAACTGGGTGACGGCAGCGGGCGACGCAACCCCGGCGTTGTTCTCACCGGTCTGCGGTCCTGATCATCGCCAGCAACTCGGTAGCGGTGACCTGATGCGTCTTGGAGTCGATGGTGTGTCCGGTGAGGCTATGGTTATTCAGAGTGTCGATGGTCTCTACGTCGAGCTGACGACCGCCAACGCCGGCAGCGTGGAGCTGGACTGGCCCGGCGCTCGCCTGAACCCCTTGTCATTGCCGGCCCTGCCGGAATCCACACAGTCGCCGGCAACCGTGACATTGCGGGATGGGGGCCTGATGCGTCGAGTTGCGGCCTACTGTGCCCGGGAATCGGGTGTGGAAACCGGGGAGTGGGCCGGTATCGTCATGGCAGCGTTTCGCGAGTCGCTGGCGGCTCGGGGCTTTGGCGCCAGTGACCAGTTGCTGGCCCTGTACCGACAGTGGCTGACAGAAGGCGGGGAGCTGACCCTGGAATTGAATCCTTCGGCACCGGTATGGGGCGTGCCTGTTCGCAGCGATGAAGCCGCAGACGCCAGCCTGACCGTTCGCTACAACCGTTCGGTGGTGCCCGATGTCTACCTTGAGCGTGTTGAACCCGCAGTGCCGGACGTGCCGCAGGAAGTGCTTGAACCGGTGGTGCCGGGAGAGAGCGCCCCGGTCGTTGATGGCTGGAACCTGGCCGACACGGAGAATGCTGAAACCTGGGTCGGGCGCACGGTGAGAGTTACGCTGGACAATGGTAATGTTGTGGAAGGTCGCCTGGTCAGCGTGGGCGACGAACGACTGGAAGTCGCACGGCTGATCGATGGCGGGGAAGTGGCGTATCCGATCGCCATCAGACTGATTGCAACGTTTGAGGTCTGGCGCCAAGGCCAGGCCCGCTAGCCCCACACCGGGGCGGAGAGTGTTCTATGTCCGGATCCATCCAACACCTGCCTGGCATTCGCGAGATGCTCACCAGGCTGATCTCACAACCGTCAATCAGCAGCGCGTCTGCCGAGTGGGATCACAGCAACGAACCGGTGGTGCGTACCCTGGCCGAATGGCTGGAGCCCATGGGGTTCAACGTCGAGATACTGGAAGTGCCCGGATTGCCCGGAAAGTACAACATGATCGCGACACTGGGCAGTGGCCCCGGCGGTCTGGTGCTCTCGGGTCATACCGATACCGTCCCGTTTGATGACAAGCGCTGGCAAAGCGACCCGTTTACCCTGACCGAGCGGGATGATCGCTGGTACGGCCTTGGCACCTGCGACATGAAAGGCTTTTTTCCACTGGCCATTGAAGCGGCCAAAGCCTTCGTCGACCAGGATCTGAAGCAGCCATTGATCATCCTCGCCACCGCCGATGAGGAATGTTCCATGGACGGTGCCCGGGCGCTGGCCGAGGCCGGTCGTCCCATGGCCCGCTATGCGGTCATCGGCGAACCCACCGGTTTGAAACCTGTGCGCATGCACAAGGGCATCATGATGGAACGCCTGGTGTTTGAGGGCCAGTCCGGCCATTCATCTGACCCGTCCCTTGGACGCAATGCCCTGGAGGGCATGCACGAGGCGCTGGGTGAACTGCTGGCCCTGCGGTCGGGGTGGCAGGCGAAATACAGCAATCCCAATTTCAAGGTTCAATTACCTACCATGAACCTGGGGTGCATCCACGGCGGTGATAATCCTAATCGCATCTGCGCCCGCTGCGAGTTGCATTTTGATCTGCGGCCGTTGCCCGGCATGGACATGAAGGCACTGCGCCAGGAGATACTCGACACGCTGCAGCCGGTCGCCAAAAGCCGTGAGTTGTCGCTGACATTTGAGCCGTTGTTCGATGGTGTGCCGCCATTTGAAACCCCGGCCGAAGCCGAGCTGGTCCGCGTCTGTGAGAGGCTGACGGGCCACAGTGCGGAAGCGGTGGCCTTCGCCACAGAAGCACCCTGGTTGCAGAAATTGGGTATGGAAACCCTGGTTATGGGCCCCGGCTACATCGACCAGGCACACCAACCCGATGAATTTCTGGAGTTGTCGCAGTTGGACCCGGCGGTAAGGATCCTCAAGGGACTCATCAATGAGTTCTGTCTTTAAACCATACGAAGGCAGCTCAGTAGAATAACGAGGGTATTGGCGGGAGAGTCTCCCGCCAATACCCGGAACGCTCCATAAGCTGAAAACTCGCAGGAGAAGAGTTTGAAATCGAACGAATGGCTGCACGGATTCCGCCACTCATCGCCGTATATCAATGCCCATCGTGGTCGTACCGTAGTGTTGACGATAGGAGGCGATGCGCTTGCTAACGACAATCTGATCAACATTATCCACGACATAGCCCTGCTCAGTAGTTTGGGCATCCGACTGGTGGTGGCGTTTGGTGCCAGGCCGCAGATTCAGGCGAGGCTGGACGCGGCAAGCGAAGAATCCACTTTCCATCGAGGTCTGCGGGTAACGCCGGAGCAGCAGTTGGCGCCGGTGCTGGAAGCCATTGGTGGGTTGCGGGCGTATCTGGAAAGCCAGTTGTCCATGGGGCTGGTGAACTCACCCATGCATAATGCGCGTATTCGTGTCAGTAGCGGTAATTATGTGACAGCACGGCCAGTGGGGGTTCTCGACGGGATCGATTTTGGCTATACCGGGCGTGTGCGCCGGGTGGATGTGGCCGGTATCGAGAAGCTGTTGGAGTTAGGACACATTGTGCTTTTGCCGCCGCTTGGGTATTCGCCCACCGGTGATGCTTTCAACCTGTCCTACGAAGATGTGGGCAGCCAGGTTGCCGCCGCATTGCAGGCCGAGAAGCTGATCATGTTCACCGAGAATCAGGGGCTTCTGGATGAGGGCGGAGCATTGATACGGGAGCTGTCCGCTCGGCAGGCCTCCGATCGGCTGGCGGAGGACATGGTGCAAGGCCACGATGGCGATCTACTGCGGGCCGCGTGTGATGCTTGCGTCAAGGGCGTGCGCCGCGCTCATATCATCAGTTATGCCGACGATGGCGCATTGCTGGAAGAACTGTTCACCCGTGACGGGTCTGGTACGCTGGTCAGTGGTGACAACTACGAGCAGATCCGCCAGGCCCGGGTGGAGGACATTGGGGGTATCCTCGGCTTGATCCAGCCGCTGGAAGAGCAGGGCATTCTGGTGCGCCGTTCCCGGGAAATGCTGGAAACCGAAATCAATCGGTTTGTGGTGGCTGAACGGGACGGTACGATTGTGGGATGCGCCGCGCTTTATCATTACCCCGATGAAAGCGCGGGTGAGCTCTCATGTTTCGCCGTGGACCAGGCCTATCGTCGAGCCGGTCGCGGCGATGACGTCCTGGCGATGGTAGAAAAGCTGGCCCGGGGGCAGGGCATCCAGCGGTTGTTCGTGCTGACCACCCAGACCGAACACTGGTTCCGTGAAAGGGGGTTTCAGCCCTCCACGGCGCGTGAATTGCCAGGGCCGAAACTGGCTTCCTACAATACTCAGCGTAACTCAAAGGTCTTCGTGAAAGCGTTGTCCTAGCTGGAGCAGTCTGCGCTGGCGAATTTCCGGAGACTGCCCCGCCAGGGCATCCACGGTGTTATAGAAGGCGCGGAAGTCGCCAGTGTGGTCCCGGAGTAGCTGCCGGAAGGCGGGTACATGCTGGTTGTACTGGCTGAACAGGGCGAGATTGGCGTTGTTCAGTCCGGTCGGGTTCTCTCCAAAGGGGCCAGGCTGTTCCCAGGTTGCCGATAGGGTCTGGTACTCGTCCTGAAGGGCCTGGAACAGCTGCGCCTTTTGGTGCCGGAGTTTGGCCCTTGGCAGCGTGTCCTGTTGCTTGTAGAGCGCTTCAAGCTGCCGGGATGCATCGTCGACCAGGGCGAGGGTCTGGTTGCGTTGGTGTAGCCGCGCCAGCGCTCTGTGAAACCCCGAATCGTCTTTCTTTGCCTCCAGCCACAGCCTGAGGCCCTCCAACTCCACGGCGGTTGCGAAGCTCTCGTTAAAGGCCGTATCGTCGCTTATATAAACCGCTTGATGCGCCAGTTCATGGAACATCAGCGCTACCATGCGGTTGGCTGATAAAGACGTAAAGCCGGTGTGTAGAGGATCGTCGAACCAGCCGAGGGTCGAATAGGCGGTGACACCACCGATGAACGTATCGTAGCCGGCCTCAATGAATGATTGCTGCTCATTCCGGGCGTTCTCCAGCTCATAATATCCCCGGTAAGCCTGGCAGCCGACCACCGGATAGCACCACCGGTGGGCCTGAAGGGAAAACTCCGGAGCGGCCACCAGGTTGACAACCACCCAGGGCCGCCCGAGCTCAGCGTACTCTGCAAAGGCGTCTCCCACCGGCAATGCCAGACGATGTGCGGCAAAACGACGGGCGTCGTTCGCCACCAGGAGTTTCTGTTTCAGCGCTGGCGGCGTTGATGGTGCATTGATCAGCTCGGACACGGGTTGCGTGGACATCATCAGTGACAGGTGGCCACTGACCGCCTGGCTGTAATAACCTAAAGTCGTACACCCTGAAAGTGTCGTTATCAGTAGCATAACGAGGTAGATCTGACTAAGCTGTTTCATAGTCCAGGTTGTTAGTTAGTGGCTGGCTGGCGTAGCTGCCAAGCGCTATATTACAGCCATGTTCCCCCAAGTAGCAGGTAGCTACCGCTGCCTTTCAGGGATACCGGCCGGTGACAGGAACAGTTTACCCTATCTAGTCACTCGGCTTTACCAGATATCAGGTAGTTCATGGATCCGAAAGAACGTCGTTCGAGCCCCCGCCAACCGATTAAACTCGCTGCTCAGCTGGACGTTGGCAGTGGTGACAATCTGCCGTGCCAGATCGCCGATTTCTGCGCGGAAGGCCTGTTTGTACGTTATTCCGGGGAAACGTCCAGAAAATTGGATCAGGTGCTCTTGCGGGGTGCCGAGGATCTGGTGGTACGGTTCCGCAGCCCTGACGGCCTCAAGCGCCACGAGCTCCATGTGAATGTCAGGCGGCGCATAGAGGGCGCGATGGGCGTTAGTTTTACCCGCTCCAACCCTGAAGCGGTCAGTGCCATGCTGGAGCAGTGTGGCGCCAGCCGTCATCAGGATCGTGCGTCACTACGGGCACCCAGTGACAAGGTCCAGTTTGTTCTGCACCAATCCGCAAAGGCGGTTATTCAGTACATTGAGCCGTTGATGGATGCCTGTCTTGTGCAGATGACAACCGCCTTGCGGGACGCTGCCCAGAAGGCCGGTAATGACCAACAGGCCAATGAATACATGGACGCGTCTGGCCAGATCCAGGCCCGACAGCGGGTCATCTGGCACCAGATGGCGCGCAGCCTGGAGTCGCCACTAAAACCCGCTCCAAAGGGATTTCCCGGGTCTGAACTGTCGGTTGTCGACAAGGGCGAGTTTGAAGACTGGCTGACGATCCGGGTGATGGTCACGAAGGCGGATACCCAGTATCGGGGTGAATTGCTTCAGTTGAAGTTGCGGCTGGATAAACTGGGCATTGCCAATTCCACGGGGCATCATAATCCGTTGGGGCCCTCGCTGATCTGTGAGTCCTTCCATGTCGGCTTGAGCCAGCTCAAGGCGGATCGTGACGTTGAAAAAGTCTGCCTGCGTGTCTTCGAAAAATCGGTGCTGATGCACCTGGGGCCGCTATACCGGGAGTTGAACAGCATCCTGATCCGACATGGTGTGCTGCCGGACCTGGACCTCAGCAAGTATCTCAGTGAACAGGCGCCAAAGAAATCCGAACAGAGCGAGGAAAAGCGGGCTCAGCCGCCTGAGGCTCCGCAACCGGACGACGCTGGAGCGGCGGTAAAGCAGGCCCCAGAGCAAAAGACCAGCCGTCCGTCATCCCGTAATTCAGTGACCGAGTTCCGTGGCTATGCCAGCGCCGCCCAGACCGCGTTTGCCACCGTAAAGAATCTCCTCGGTACCCTGTCAGCCAGCCGCCTGGCGAGAGGTGACGTTGCTCCGCCTGATTTTTCCTCCGGTGCGAGGGAGTTGTCAGCCGGAGAATTACAGAAGCAATTGCAGGAGCTCCAGGTGCAGGCTGCGACGGTGGCTTCGGACCAGCCATCCCTCCGCGAACGTGTCGTGGAAAGGGTGAAGGAAAGCGGTGAACATGCTCTGGGCGAAGAACAACAGGGCACGCTGGACGTAGTGGACCGCTTCTTCAGCAGTGTGGTGGAAAGCCCGAAACTCAGTGAATACGCCCAGTCACGGATGCGCCAGCTGGAAGTGCCGGTGCTGAAAGTGGTGATGCGTGACCCGGAATTCTTCGACGACCAGGAAAGCCCGGTACGCGGCGTGATGAATCGACTGGCCCAGCTGGGCGTGAAAGGCGGCCGCATCAATCCGGTGGTGCAACGGCGCATTGATGAGTTGATCCAGCGGATAGCCACGGATTTTGAGCAGGATACTGGCGTGTTCGAGAACGCAGTGCAGGAGCTGGACTCGCTGATTGATCGCCAGAACCTGGTCTACCGCCGCAACGTGGAAAGAGTAACGGCAGCAGCGGAGGGCGCCCAGAAGGTTTCTGAATCCAAGAAGGCGGTTGCCCGGGTACTGGAGCTTAAGCTGGCCGGGAAAAAAGTGCCGAAAGCCGTGGTCAGTCTGCTGGATGGCGGCTGGCGAGACCTGCTATCGCTGACCTGGATACGTCAGGGAGAGGACAGCCCACTGTGGCAGGATTACCTGTCGGTGATCGATTCGCTGATGACCTTCGCGGAGGATCCGCAAAGCAATATCAATCTGCCCGAACTGCTGCGGGTGATCCAGGATGGGCTGGCGTCTATCTCCAGCAACCACATGCCGTCCTCCCAGATACGCGACGAGCTCAAGCAGTTCCTGGTGCGCAGCCCTGAAAGCCCGCCTGAGATGGTGGAGATTCCACCGTCGAAAAGCGAGGACGACAAGCGCCAGGCTCTGTCCGAACGTGATCAGCGCAGCCTGCAGCGATGGATCAACCGGGCCCAGCAACTGCGTACCGGCGACTGGTTGCGGGATCAGGAAAAACCGGATGAACCCCAGTATATCCGCCTGGTATGGGTTGCCCGAGGCTTCAGTCGATTTGTATTCGTCAATCATCAGGGCATGCGCGTGGTTGAACTGGAGTTGGAGGCTTTGGCCCAGCACATGCGCAAAGGCATTATCGTTCCGGACAACCAGTACGATCGGCCCCTGGTGGACGAGAGCATCGACCGGATGGTGCGTAAGGTCTATGACCAGTTGTCGTGGGCGTCCACCCATGACGAGCTGACCGGGTTGCTGGGGCGCCGCGAATTTGAACGTATGCTGGATCAGCAGCTGGCCCGGCGCGAGGACCAGCGGGCTCTGGTGTTACTGGACCTGCGCCAGTTCCGTCTGCTCAACGATACGGCCGGTTACCAGGCCGGTGATGAAGCTTTGCGCAGGGTGGCTGATGTGCTCCGTAGCCACGTTGGTGATGGCATGCCGCTGGCTCGGTTCTCGGGGAATGAGTTCGCGTTTATGCTGCCGGCGGAAAACGCCCTGGACGCGTCCCGTGGGATTGTCGCGGCCATAGAAGCCATGGAGTTTGTTTTCGACAGCGGCAGTTACCATCTATCGGCCAGTGTTGGCCTGGCACCTGAGTTGCCGGCGCTGGCGAACGCCGAACGTTGGCTGAAGGCGGCGGAGGAAGCCATGAAGTCGGCCAAGAAACGCGGCCATGGCAAGGTGATGGAATACTCCCTGGATGCGCACGACCATGCCCGTCAGGAGCAGATTGCGGCGAAGGTGGCCAACCTTGGGGATCTCAACGAGGAGCGTATGTTGCTGCGTTGCCAGAAGATTATCCCGCTGCACGCGCGCACGTCCATGGCAGCGCAGTACGAGGTTCTCATCAGTATGTATGATGACGATGGCAACCTCATCACCGGCAAGGATTTTGTCCGCATGGCGGAGCGCTATGACCGAATGCAAGCGGTTGACCGCTGGGTGGTGGGGCACATGCTGGACTGGCTTCGCGACCACGCACCCGACCCGGAGCACATGGGTGGGATCTGCATCAATCTCTCTGGCCACTCGCTGAACGATCAGCAACTGATGGAGTTTATTTACGACAAGCTGAGCCAGAAAGATGCTCCCATCGAACGGTTGTGGTTCGAAATAACCGAGGCATCCGCAATCAACGACATTCAGGGCATTTCGGAATTCATTGAGGAAATGAAAGAACTGGGATGCCGTTTCTGTCTGGGGGATTTCGGCAGTGGGCCAACGTCGTTCCAGTTCATGCGCAGCCTGCCGGTGGATATGATCAAGCTGGACAGCGCCTTCACCAGCCAGTTGGACGCCAGTGAAACTGATCAGGCCATGGTGAAGTCGATGGTGGATATGGCGCACTACATGAAACGGGAAGTGATTGCTTCACGGGTTGAAACCCGCGCGGTTCTCGATATGCTGACCAGTCTGGGTGTGGATTACGCTCAGGGTTTTACCATCGAAAAACCGCGGCTGCTGACCAGCCTGGACTGACTTTCCGGACCTCATGCTATGTCTAAACGCCATCCGATCATCGCGGTCACCGGCTCCTCCGGCGCTGGAACCACCACTACGGGTGAGATATTCAGCCGCCTGTTTGCCAGCGAAGGGCTGCGGGCAGCCATGGTCAGTGGTGACAGCTTTCATCGCTACAATCGTGAGCAGATGGCCCGCCTTGCGGCCAAGGGGCAGTTCGGTGAACGCAACCATTTTGCCATGGCGGCGAACCATATCGACAAGCTGGAGGCGCTGTTCTATGACTATGGGCATACCGGCAACGGCCAGTTCCGCCAGTATGTTCATGATGAAGACCGGCGGTTGATCGAGGCCGGCCACAAACCGGGTACGTTCACCCCCTGGGGGCCGCTGGCGGCGGAAACGGACCTCCTGTTCTACGAGGGCCTGCACGGTGGCGTGGTCAGCGATGCCTACAACATTGCCCAGTACGTGGATCTGTTGGTGGGAGTGGTGCCGATCGTCAACCTGGAGTGGATCCAGAAAATTCACCGCGACACCAACAAGCGCGGGTACTCACAGGAAGCCGTCGTTCAGACCATTGTCAACCGTATGGACGATTACGTGCATGACATTGTCCCGCAGTTCGCTCACACCCATGTGAACTTCCAGCGCATTCCACTGGTCGACACATCCAACCCGTTTGTGGTCCGCGACGTGCCGACGGAAGACGAGAGCCTGATCGTCATCCGTTTTCGGGACCCATCGGAAGTGGATTTCCCCTATCTGTTGCAGATGATCGGCGGCAGCAGCCTGTCCCGGTATGACACGCTGGTCATCCCGGGAACCAAGCTATCGCTGGCCATGGACCTGACCATGCGCCCGCTGGTGCAGGACCTGATCGCCCACAAGCCCTTTGCCTGAAGGCCTTCAGGCCGTCAGGCGACCATCCCTGTAGTCCCGGAGGGTCTGCTCGATCTCTTCACGACTGTTCATCACGAACGGGCCATATTGCACCACAGGCTCGCCAATTGGTTTGCCGGCAATCAGCAGCGCTCGGGCTCCGTTCTTACCGGCGCCAACGTGGACACTGTCACCTTCGGAAAGAATGCTTGCCGCTGAGCGTTTCAGGGGCTGCGGGCCCGCCTCTGAAATCAGGGATGCCTCTCCGGCATACAGGTAAAGCAGGCCTTCCAGTTCCGGATCGATCGGCAGCAGAGTTTCCTTTCCCGGTTCCAGGTGGATATCCGCATACAACGGGCGTGTGCTGCCGCCGGTGATGGTACCCTGGTGTGCCTGGCCGTTTACGGTCAGCTCTCCAGCCACCAGCTTGATCAACCCACCATCCAGGGTAATGGCCGGTATTTCATCAGGCTGGATATCACGGTAACCCGCCGGTTTCATTTTCTCCGCAGCCGGCAGATTGAGCCACAGCTGGAAACCGCGCATCTGCCCCGATTCCTGCTGGGGCATTTCGGAGTGGACAATGCCGCGTCCGGCGGTCATCCACTGCACGCCGCCATTTTTCAGATTGCCCCGGTTACCGAGATGATCCTCATGCAGCATGTGGCCTTCGATCATGTAGGTCACCGTTTCAAATCCACGATGCGGATGGGACGGGAAGCCGGCCATATAGTCCTGAGGCTGGTCGGAACCGAACTCGTCCAGCATCAGGAAGGGATCAAGACGGACGTTCTGCTGCTGCCCGAGGGAGCGCTTGATACGAACGCCAGCGCCGTCGGACGTTTCGGTACCGGGAATAACCTGTCTGAGGGTTCGTTCGGTCATGACGGATCTCCTTCCAGTGCCTAGAATCGCCGGACTCAGGCGGTCAGGGTTTCAATGGCTCGTCCGGCCTCTTGCAGGGAATTCGCTTTCTGATTATCCCCCATGTTGAGACCCTCGGCGTAGACAAAGCGAACGTCCTTAAGGCCGATAAAACCAAGGAAGGAACGAATGAACGGCGTCTGAGTATCGTTCGGCGTGCCGGCGTATAGGCCGCCGCGCGCCGCCAGGATATACACCGGCCGGTCTTCCAGTAGGCCAACGGGGCCATTTGCGGTGTATCGGAAAGTGATGCCGGCACGGGCAATGTGGTCGAAATAGGCTTTCAGCACGGACGGCACACCGAAGTTGTACATCGGCACGCCCATAACAATGACGTCTGCATCGACAACTTCACTGATCAGCAAATCTGAATAATCGACAATACCTTGCTGCGAGCCGTCGCGGTCGTCCGCTCTGGTCAGGAAGGCACCGAACCGTTCGGCGTCCAGATGCGGTACCGGCTCTGCGGAGAGATCCCGATAGGTGGTTTGGATGTCGCCGTAGGTCTGCCGGATCTGGTCCAGTGTTTGATCGACGAGCCTGGATGACTGGCCGTCCTGGCCAAAAATGCTTGCGGTAATAACGAGAATATTCTTCATGTTCAGAGCCTCTTGGGTGATTAAAACGCTATGAGGCTATTGAACTGCGTGACGGGAAAAGATGAAATCGGAGAATCTTGGAAAGGTTGTTCAGTTAAATTGATCAAATTGGCCCGCGCCCGGTAAGGCGCAGGCCAATCTTCCTGTGCACGTCACTATTCGACGTTGCGGGAGTAAAAAATCTCCAGCATCTCCCGGCGCAGACGATCCTCGATGGATTGCGCCTCCTGGGGGTCGAGGTCGCTGGCATTGACGCCGAACACATAGTTATCCAGATCGAAATTTTTGAGCATCATCTTGGTGTGGAACAGATTTTCCTGATACACGTTGACGTCAATCATCTGGTAGGCGTTCTGGGTATCTTCGGACAGGTAGTTCTGGATCGAGTTGATGTCGTGGTCAATGTAGTGCTTGGTGCCGTCCACGTCGCGGGTAAAGCCGCGTACCCGATAGTCCACCGTGACCACATCGGAGTCGAAGCTGTGAATCAGGTAGTTCAGTACTTTCAACGGCGAGATCAAACCGCAGGTCGACACGTCGATATCCGCACGGAAGGTGCTGATGCCTTCGTAGGGGTGGCTCTCCGGGTAGGTATGTACTGTTACGTGGCTTTTGTCCAGGTGGGCCACGATGGCATCCGGCAGAGGGCCTGGTGACTCCTCGTTGTCCGGCTCACCGTTGCTGAGTTCGTGTTCGGCAATCAGCATGGTGACAGAGGCGCCGTGGGGCTCATAGTCCTGACGGGCAATATTGAGCACGTTGGCACCGATGATCTTGACCACGTCGGTGAGGATCTGGGTCAGGCGTTCGGCATTGT
It encodes:
- a CDS encoding pirin family protein, translating into MTERTLRQVIPGTETSDGAGVRIKRSLGQQQNVRLDPFLMLDEFGSDQPQDYMAGFPSHPHRGFETVTYMIEGHMLHEDHLGNRGNLKNGGVQWMTAGRGIVHSEMPQQESGQMRGFQLWLNLPAAEKMKPAGYRDIQPDEIPAITLDGGLIKLVAGELTVNGQAHQGTITGGSTRPLYADIHLEPGKETLLPIDPELEGLLYLYAGEASLISEAGPQPLKRSAASILSEGDSVHVGAGKNGARALLIAGKPIGEPVVQYGPFVMNSREEIEQTLRDYRDGRLTA
- a CDS encoding DUF1631 family protein; the encoded protein is MDPKERRSSPRQPIKLAAQLDVGSGDNLPCQIADFCAEGLFVRYSGETSRKLDQVLLRGAEDLVVRFRSPDGLKRHELHVNVRRRIEGAMGVSFTRSNPEAVSAMLEQCGASRHQDRASLRAPSDKVQFVLHQSAKAVIQYIEPLMDACLVQMTTALRDAAQKAGNDQQANEYMDASGQIQARQRVIWHQMARSLESPLKPAPKGFPGSELSVVDKGEFEDWLTIRVMVTKADTQYRGELLQLKLRLDKLGIANSTGHHNPLGPSLICESFHVGLSQLKADRDVEKVCLRVFEKSVLMHLGPLYRELNSILIRHGVLPDLDLSKYLSEQAPKKSEQSEEKRAQPPEAPQPDDAGAAVKQAPEQKTSRPSSRNSVTEFRGYASAAQTAFATVKNLLGTLSASRLARGDVAPPDFSSGARELSAGELQKQLQELQVQAATVASDQPSLRERVVERVKESGEHALGEEQQGTLDVVDRFFSSVVESPKLSEYAQSRMRQLEVPVLKVVMRDPEFFDDQESPVRGVMNRLAQLGVKGGRINPVVQRRIDELIQRIATDFEQDTGVFENAVQELDSLIDRQNLVYRRNVERVTAAAEGAQKVSESKKAVARVLELKLAGKKVPKAVVSLLDGGWRDLLSLTWIRQGEDSPLWQDYLSVIDSLMTFAEDPQSNINLPELLRVIQDGLASISSNHMPSSQIRDELKQFLVRSPESPPEMVEIPPSKSEDDKRQALSERDQRSLQRWINRAQQLRTGDWLRDQEKPDEPQYIRLVWVARGFSRFVFVNHQGMRVVELELEALAQHMRKGIIVPDNQYDRPLVDESIDRMVRKVYDQLSWASTHDELTGLLGRREFERMLDQQLARREDQRALVLLDLRQFRLLNDTAGYQAGDEALRRVADVLRSHVGDGMPLARFSGNEFAFMLPAENALDASRGIVAAIEAMEFVFDSGSYHLSASVGLAPELPALANAERWLKAAEEAMKSAKKRGHGKVMEYSLDAHDHARQEQIAAKVANLGDLNEERMLLRCQKIIPLHARTSMAAQYEVLISMYDDDGNLITGKDFVRMAERYDRMQAVDRWVVGHMLDWLRDHAPDPEHMGGICINLSGHSLNDQQLMEFIYDKLSQKDAPIERLWFEITEASAINDIQGISEFIEEMKELGCRFCLGDFGSGPTSFQFMRSLPVDMIKLDSAFTSQLDASETDQAMVKSMVDMAHYMKREVIASRVETRAVLDMLTSLGVDYAQGFTIEKPRLLTSLD
- the argA gene encoding amino-acid N-acetyltransferase, whose product is MKSNEWLHGFRHSSPYINAHRGRTVVLTIGGDALANDNLINIIHDIALLSSLGIRLVVAFGARPQIQARLDAASEESTFHRGLRVTPEQQLAPVLEAIGGLRAYLESQLSMGLVNSPMHNARIRVSSGNYVTARPVGVLDGIDFGYTGRVRRVDVAGIEKLLELGHIVLLPPLGYSPTGDAFNLSYEDVGSQVAAALQAEKLIMFTENQGLLDEGGALIRELSARQASDRLAEDMVQGHDGDLLRAACDACVKGVRRAHIISYADDGALLEELFTRDGSGTLVSGDNYEQIRQARVEDIGGILGLIQPLEEQGILVRRSREMLETEINRFVVAERDGTIVGCAALYHYPDESAGELSCFAVDQAYRRAGRGDDVLAMVEKLARGQGIQRLFVLTTQTEHWFRERGFQPSTARELPGPKLASYNTQRNSKVFVKALS
- a CDS encoding aminopeptidase, which codes for MKQLSQIYLVMLLITTLSGCTTLGYYSQAVSGHLSLMMSTQPVSELINAPSTPPALKQKLLVANDARRFAAHRLALPVGDAFAEYAELGRPWVVVNLVAAPEFSLQAHRWCYPVVGCQAYRGYYELENARNEQQSFIEAGYDTFIGGVTAYSTLGWFDDPLHTGFTSLSANRMVALMFHELAHQAVYISDDTAFNESFATAVELEGLRLWLEAKKDDSGFHRALARLHQRNQTLALVDDASRQLEALYKQQDTLPRAKLRHQKAQLFQALQDEYQTLSATWEQPGPFGENPTGLNNANLALFSQYNQHVPAFRQLLRDHTGDFRAFYNTVDALAGQSPEIRQRRLLQLGQRFHEDL
- a CDS encoding acetylornithine deacetylase, which codes for MKRLLTFLVVLALIGYLSFKGAVWWLADQRLADAQQAIEELGVIDRGNIRSDLVGRLVLGDGSYQDFRLTRPVAFDRLMFNAGSPVALVRALLDPSDLPPHWSLVAENLSLGLDTNMFRNWVTAAGDATPALFSPVCGPDHRQQLGSGDLMRLGVDGVSGEAMVIQSVDGLYVELTTANAGSVELDWPGARLNPLSLPALPESTQSPATVTLRDGGLMRRVAAYCARESGVETGEWAGIVMAAFRESLAARGFGASDQLLALYRQWLTEGGELTLELNPSAPVWGVPVRSDEAADASLTVRYNRSVVPDVYLERVEPAVPDVPQEVLEPVVPGESAPVVDGWNLADTENAETWVGRTVRVTLDNGNVVEGRLVSVGDERLEVARLIDGGEVAYPIAIRLIATFEVWRQGQAR
- a CDS encoding phosphoribulokinase produces the protein MSKRHPIIAVTGSSGAGTTTTGEIFSRLFASEGLRAAMVSGDSFHRYNREQMARLAAKGQFGERNHFAMAANHIDKLEALFYDYGHTGNGQFRQYVHDEDRRLIEAGHKPGTFTPWGPLAAETDLLFYEGLHGGVVSDAYNIAQYVDLLVGVVPIVNLEWIQKIHRDTNKRGYSQEAVVQTIVNRMDDYVHDIVPQFAHTHVNFQRIPLVDTSNPFVVRDVPTEDESLIVIRFRDPSEVDFPYLLQMIGGSSLSRYDTLVIPGTKLSLAMDLTMRPLVQDLIAHKPFA
- the argE gene encoding acetylornithine deacetylase, which translates into the protein MSGSIQHLPGIREMLTRLISQPSISSASAEWDHSNEPVVRTLAEWLEPMGFNVEILEVPGLPGKYNMIATLGSGPGGLVLSGHTDTVPFDDKRWQSDPFTLTERDDRWYGLGTCDMKGFFPLAIEAAKAFVDQDLKQPLIILATADEECSMDGARALAEAGRPMARYAVIGEPTGLKPVRMHKGIMMERLVFEGQSGHSSDPSLGRNALEGMHEALGELLALRSGWQAKYSNPNFKVQLPTMNLGCIHGGDNPNRICARCELHFDLRPLPGMDMKALRQEILDTLQPVAKSRELSLTFEPLFDGVPPFETPAEAELVRVCERLTGHSAEAVAFATEAPWLQKLGMETLVMGPGYIDQAHQPDEFLELSQLDPAVRILKGLINEFCL